A genomic stretch from Verrucomicrobiota bacterium includes:
- a CDS encoding glycoside hydrolase N-terminal domain-containing protein, whose product MKRLIAILVVLLPLALLAAGEAALWYAAPATRWEQEALPIGNSRLGAMVFGGMQKERIQFNEESLWIGDENDTGAYQAFGDLFIEFESGTITSVECASGQTSPGGQSVAASIDGSPATKWCLEHRNQPVIWLGHCPGGMLVSSYAFTSGEDMPDRDPKSWTLEGSNDLQTWTLLDKHTHEPSFPGRHQRKEYAFTNTQKFSHYRFTFFDHGSRTHFQIAEIELGKPAGPAVTAYRRKLDLSRGIHTVTYTSGGVQYRREYFASHPAGVVVLRFTADKPGALTGLVSLADLHQGRIAADKNRLTVVGSLQGYSYKEGSAQRESPHKPYAFALQYEAQVGALNEGGSIAVADGMIAFKAVNSLTLFLDAGTDFVQDRAKGWHGELPHRRIETRLATAMAQPYEQLRTDHVGDFQKLSGRVTLNLGPADAALASLPTDQRVANYKKASAKDIGLETLLFQYGRYLLISSSRPGGLPANLQGKWNQSIRPPWRCDYHTDINVQMNYWPAEVANLSECFLPYADWLYSIRDVRKEATREAFHTRGWTMRAENGIFGGSTWQWVESGSAWVAQNLWEHFAFTQDQAYLRDRAYPILKEVCEFWEDRLKALPDGTLVAPNGYSPEHGPHEDGVSHDQQLVWDLFSNYVEAADALGVDRAYRDKIAAMRDRLLAPKIGKWGQLQEWMVDRDDPKDQHRHLSHLVALHPGRQISPLQTPKLAEAAKVSLTARGDGATGWSKAWKINLWARLLDGDHAYKIVSEWVSGSVLPNLYDTCPPFQIDGNFGYTAGVCEMLLQSHEGEIHLLPALPKVWAAGSVKGLRARGNVTVDLEWQNGVVTGYRLTSPEPCEVKLRVNGQVKTVRSEKP is encoded by the coding sequence ATGAAGCGACTCATTGCTATCCTTGTAGTGCTTTTACCGTTGGCTTTACTGGCCGCCGGGGAAGCGGCCCTGTGGTATGCTGCCCCTGCCACCCGCTGGGAGCAGGAGGCGTTGCCGATTGGCAACAGCCGTCTGGGTGCCATGGTGTTTGGCGGAATGCAGAAGGAGCGCATTCAGTTCAACGAAGAAAGCCTGTGGATCGGGGATGAGAACGACACCGGTGCCTATCAGGCTTTTGGCGATCTGTTTATTGAGTTCGAGTCTGGCACCATTACTTCCGTGGAATGCGCAAGCGGCCAGACCTCCCCCGGCGGGCAGTCGGTCGCCGCCAGTATTGACGGTTCGCCTGCCACGAAATGGTGCCTGGAGCATCGCAATCAACCGGTGATCTGGCTCGGCCATTGTCCGGGCGGAATGCTCGTGTCGTCCTATGCGTTCACATCCGGTGAGGACATGCCGGATCGCGACCCCAAATCGTGGACTTTGGAAGGTTCAAACGACCTTCAGACTTGGACCTTGCTGGATAAGCACACCCATGAACCGTCCTTTCCCGGGCGTCATCAGCGCAAGGAATACGCGTTCACCAACACGCAGAAGTTTTCTCATTATCGGTTCACCTTTTTCGATCACGGTTCGCGCACGCATTTCCAGATCGCCGAAATTGAACTCGGCAAGCCGGCCGGTCCTGCGGTGACCGCTTATCGCCGCAAACTCGACCTCAGCCGAGGGATCCATACCGTCACCTATACCAGCGGCGGCGTGCAATATCGGCGGGAGTATTTTGCCAGTCACCCGGCCGGGGTCGTGGTGCTGCGTTTCACCGCGGACAAGCCGGGCGCTTTGACCGGATTGGTGTCGCTTGCCGATCTGCATCAGGGCCGGATTGCGGCTGATAAAAACCGGCTCACCGTGGTAGGCTCGCTCCAGGGTTACAGCTACAAGGAAGGCTCCGCCCAGCGCGAATCCCCGCACAAGCCGTATGCCTTCGCGTTGCAATACGAGGCCCAGGTAGGTGCCCTCAACGAGGGTGGTTCGATTGCAGTCGCCGACGGCATGATCGCATTCAAGGCCGTCAACAGCCTGACCCTGTTTCTTGATGCCGGTACCGATTTCGTGCAGGACCGCGCCAAGGGCTGGCACGGCGAACTTCCGCACCGTCGCATTGAAACACGGCTTGCCACCGCGATGGCCCAGCCATACGAGCAGTTGCGAACGGATCATGTGGGCGATTTTCAGAAGCTCTCCGGGCGCGTGACGTTGAACCTCGGTCCGGCGGATGCGGCGCTTGCCTCGCTGCCCACCGATCAGCGTGTGGCCAACTATAAAAAGGCCAGTGCGAAGGATATCGGGCTGGAAACCTTGCTCTTCCAGTATGGCCGTTATCTGCTCATCAGTTCCTCGCGTCCGGGTGGTTTGCCGGCGAATTTGCAGGGCAAGTGGAATCAAAGCATCCGACCGCCGTGGCGTTGCGATTACCATACCGATATCAATGTGCAGATGAATTACTGGCCGGCCGAGGTGGCCAATTTATCGGAGTGTTTCCTGCCCTATGCGGATTGGCTCTATTCGATTCGCGACGTGCGCAAGGAGGCCACCCGGGAGGCGTTCCATACCCGTGGTTGGACGATGCGTGCCGAAAATGGCATCTTCGGCGGCTCGACCTGGCAGTGGGTTGAATCCGGCAGCGCGTGGGTGGCGCAAAATCTTTGGGAACATTTCGCCTTCACGCAGGATCAGGCCTATCTGCGCGATCGCGCCTATCCCATTCTTAAGGAGGTTTGCGAGTTTTGGGAAGACCGGCTCAAGGCGCTGCCGGATGGTACGCTGGTGGCGCCGAACGGGTATTCACCCGAGCACGGTCCGCACGAGGATGGCGTCTCGCACGATCAACAGTTGGTGTGGGACCTGTTTTCCAATTACGTCGAAGCCGCCGATGCGCTGGGGGTGGATCGCGCCTACCGCGACAAGATCGCAGCCATGCGTGACAGGTTGCTGGCTCCGAAAATCGGTAAATGGGGCCAGCTTCAGGAATGGATGGTGGATCGCGATGATCCAAAGGATCAGCACCGGCACCTCTCCCATTTGGTGGCGTTGCATCCGGGACGGCAAATCTCCCCGTTGCAGACGCCGAAACTGGCGGAGGCCGCCAAAGTCTCCCTCACGGCCCGCGGTGACGGGGCCACGGGCTGGAGCAAAGCGTGGAAGATCAATCTGTGGGCGCGGCTGTTGGATGGGGATCACGCTTATAAGATCGTCAGCGAATGGGTGAGCGGCAGTGTGCTGCCCAATCTCTACGATACCTGCCCGCCGTTTCAGATTGACGGTAATTTCGGTTACACTGCCGGTGTCTGTGAGATGCTGCTGCAAAGTCACGAGGGTGAAATCCATCTGCTGCCTGCGTTGCCCAAAGTCTGGGCTGCCGGTAGCGTCAAAGGCTTGCGCGCGCGCGGCAATGTCACGGTGGACCTGGAATGGCAGAATGGTGTCGTTACGGGTTATCGCCTCACTTCACCGGAGCCGTGCGAAGTAAAGCTCCGCGTCAATGGGCAAGTGAAAACCGTCAGATCGGAAAAACCATGA
- a CDS encoding radical SAM protein — protein sequence MKKVAKQGAKSQPETARGVDGVPATFELDEATVDVLDLKTLLITRGINVPEEITRRFGSTHRIAPTSHLFACNCLLLPGRIPAHMFHIGPSAEFSLSVNEAGRPCLIYRGKFVTEVDFPPATGFYEQQTSRGFPFQLMAVLQGLDVVSFPYLWPCQFALGGIPCHFCYQGNITLAMKQAGQALPPNPSPEDVAEAVEYCVRQEHIHDVQLTGGSEVDAGRGEMPLATEVLAAIERRVGLENIAGEIYLYTSAPKDPAAVDDVFAAGADRVAYDLNIWDENIFKQVCPGIARHIGRAQQLRALEYAASKHGPNKVCSAFVVGLEPLESLLAGAEYVAQRGIVPLFSIWMPHHRPVVGSTTPPDLDYYRCARWGFLELFGKYNLKPPGASGLNVCMCRDLAMHCR from the coding sequence ATGAAAAAAGTTGCCAAGCAAGGAGCCAAAAGCCAGCCGGAAACCGCGCGTGGAGTTGATGGTGTGCCAGCCACTTTTGAATTGGATGAGGCTACGGTGGATGTCCTGGATTTGAAGACATTGCTCATCACGCGCGGGATCAACGTGCCGGAGGAAATTACCCGGCGTTTTGGGAGCACGCACCGCATTGCGCCCACCAGTCACCTCTTCGCCTGCAACTGCCTCCTGCTTCCGGGGCGCATTCCCGCGCATATGTTCCATATCGGTCCTTCGGCGGAGTTCAGTCTGTCGGTCAACGAGGCTGGCCGGCCCTGCCTGATCTATCGGGGCAAATTCGTCACGGAGGTGGATTTCCCACCGGCCACGGGTTTCTATGAGCAGCAAACCAGCCGGGGCTTTCCCTTCCAATTGATGGCCGTGTTGCAGGGTTTGGATGTGGTCTCCTTCCCCTATCTCTGGCCCTGCCAATTTGCCCTGGGAGGCATTCCTTGCCACTTCTGCTACCAGGGAAACATCACGCTGGCCATGAAGCAGGCCGGGCAGGCGCTGCCGCCCAATCCCTCGCCTGAGGATGTGGCGGAAGCGGTGGAGTACTGTGTTCGCCAGGAGCACATCCATGATGTGCAACTGACTGGCGGTTCTGAAGTGGATGCCGGGCGCGGGGAAATGCCGCTGGCGACTGAGGTTTTGGCGGCCATCGAGCGACGCGTGGGTTTGGAGAATATTGCGGGAGAAATCTATCTTTACACCAGCGCGCCCAAGGACCCGGCGGCGGTGGATGACGTGTTTGCGGCAGGGGCGGATCGTGTGGCGTACGACCTGAACATCTGGGATGAGAACATTTTCAAGCAGGTCTGTCCGGGAATCGCCCGGCATATCGGCCGGGCACAACAACTTCGCGCCTTGGAGTACGCGGCGAGCAAGCACGGACCCAACAAGGTGTGCAGCGCCTTTGTAGTAGGCTTGGAGCCGCTGGAAAGTTTGCTGGCGGGGGCCGAGTATGTCGCCCAGCGCGGTATCGTGCCGCTGTTTTCCATTTGGATGCCCCACCACCGTCCCGTGGTGGGTTCCACGACGCCTCCCGATCTCGATTACTACCGGTGTGCTCGCTGGGGTTTTCTGGAATTATTCGGGAAATACAATTTGAAGCCGCCGGGGGCCTCGGGTCTGAATGTCTGCATGTGCCGCGATTTGGCGATGCACTGCCGATAA
- a CDS encoding prepilin-type N-terminal cleavage/methylation domain-containing protein, with protein sequence MPPAQVMRRSQGFTLVELLVVIAILAILASLLLPALAAAKAAGKKAACISNLRQVGIAVRVYADENEGLMPYGPKASAFTSPASFYPSTGAPTSLLSLQKGTPVGLGLLLDHYLAGQPKVLFCPGADQPLDADTELAKVGFQQAQGSYYYRHGGNTKLFDNLADTNTPVSLKLDNPGTNRLGKTIRALALDTQFLCPPDLEVFNVKPHTHHQQTATSILFTDGHVVSRPNTDGRYTVDLTDYAALRDAFNKILRVFEQADTEY encoded by the coding sequence ATGCCACCAGCACAAGTCATGCGCCGCTCGCAGGGGTTCACGCTCGTGGAATTGCTTGTGGTGATCGCAATCCTGGCAATCTTGGCCTCCCTGCTGCTTCCGGCGTTGGCCGCGGCCAAGGCCGCCGGAAAGAAGGCGGCCTGCATTTCCAATCTGCGACAGGTTGGTATTGCCGTGCGCGTCTATGCCGACGAAAATGAGGGGCTGATGCCGTACGGTCCCAAAGCCTCGGCGTTCACTAGTCCGGCAAGTTTTTATCCCTCCACCGGCGCTCCCACGAGTCTGCTCTCACTTCAGAAGGGCACCCCGGTCGGGCTGGGATTGCTACTCGACCACTACTTGGCCGGACAGCCTAAAGTCCTCTTCTGCCCCGGTGCGGATCAGCCTTTGGATGCGGATACGGAACTCGCCAAAGTCGGCTTCCAACAGGCGCAAGGCAGCTACTATTACCGACATGGTGGCAACACCAAGCTGTTCGATAATCTCGCGGATACCAACACCCCAGTCTCTCTGAAACTCGATAATCCGGGAACGAACCGTTTGGGGAAAACCATTCGTGCCCTGGCCTTGGACACGCAGTTCCTTTGTCCCCCTGACTTGGAAGTCTTCAACGTCAAACCTCACACGCATCATCAGCAAACGGCAACCAGCATACTGTTTACCGATGGGCATGTCGTTTCCCGCCCGAATACGGATGGCCGCTATACGGTGGACCTGACGGATTACGCCGCGCTGCGTGATGCGTTCAATAAAATCCTCCGGGTTTTTGAGCAGGCGGACACAGAATATTAA
- a CDS encoding PEP-CTERM sorting domain-containing protein codes for MAKHQTKHRLPSLFAPGRGYRTLAIALTATVTAWVGSLQAGVVLVPNGSFESPTTAYVGINIDSWQKANKPGYFDEVAYGFSWIQTAGLFLNTAVGQPDHIDNVDGNQSAYLLAFPQVALSQDLTAPDAKFNIGSAYDLTVGLLGKGMADGSSLLLSLYYRDGGNNPVTVVSTTITYTAAALPSTTHLTDFQVQVPIVQPGDAWAGQNIGVKVESAFGAGAGYWDMDNVRLVAVPEPGVPALISFGFIGFMMLRRFSRGKS; via the coding sequence ATGGCTAAACATCAAACGAAGCACCGCCTGCCATCATTGTTTGCGCCGGGCAGAGGATATCGAACGCTGGCGATTGCCTTGACGGCGACGGTAACGGCGTGGGTTGGTTCACTGCAAGCAGGCGTGGTCTTGGTGCCAAACGGTTCATTTGAATCGCCCACTACAGCGTATGTGGGGATCAACATTGATTCCTGGCAAAAGGCCAACAAGCCAGGGTATTTTGATGAAGTTGCCTATGGCTTTTCGTGGATACAAACGGCCGGTTTATTCTTGAATACAGCCGTCGGGCAGCCGGACCATATTGACAACGTGGATGGGAATCAATCGGCGTACTTACTGGCTTTTCCACAAGTTGCCTTGTCGCAAGACCTGACGGCGCCGGATGCCAAATTTAACATCGGCTCGGCGTATGATCTGACCGTCGGGTTGCTGGGCAAAGGCATGGCGGATGGGTCCAGCCTGCTTTTAAGCCTGTACTATCGTGATGGCGGAAACAATCCGGTAACCGTGGTGTCCACCACGATTACCTACACCGCCGCCGCGTTGCCATCCACCACGCATCTGACCGATTTTCAGGTTCAGGTGCCAATCGTTCAGCCGGGTGATGCTTGGGCTGGCCAAAACATCGGGGTCAAGGTGGAATCCGCTTTTGGTGCCGGCGCCGGCTATTGGGATATGGACAATGTGCGCTTGGTGGCGGTTCCGGAACCGGGTGTTCCAGCCTTGATTTCGTTTGGATTTATCGGATTTATGATGCTCCGGCGCTTTTCCCGTGGAAAGTCATAG
- a CDS encoding MIP/aquaporin family protein, with protein sequence MQAIPKWFTGEFFGTFLLVFFGCGSVCAAVLTGAQVGVFQVAIVWGLGIATAIYLTGALSGAHLNPSVTISLAVWSDFPKSRVVPYIITQMLGAFVGAAVLYFVFGDALTAFEKANHIVRGQPGSEASAMIFGEYFPNPGGKALTTEARATLSAIAAFGTEVIGTAVLLLVIFCSTDERNKARPQILTAATIGLTVTLLISLLGPLTMACFNPARDLAPRLFSSLAGWGGVPFQVNGLGWLTVYILAPVLGGLLGGGIYRAFFKPAYAQ encoded by the coding sequence ATGCAAGCGATACCCAAATGGTTTACCGGAGAATTCTTCGGCACTTTCCTGCTCGTATTCTTCGGCTGTGGCAGCGTGTGCGCGGCGGTCCTGACCGGCGCCCAGGTCGGGGTGTTTCAGGTGGCCATCGTCTGGGGCCTGGGCATCGCCACGGCCATCTATCTCACCGGCGCGTTGAGTGGCGCACACCTGAATCCTTCCGTAACCATCAGCCTGGCGGTGTGGTCGGATTTCCCCAAATCCCGCGTGGTGCCGTACATCATCACCCAGATGCTGGGCGCGTTTGTGGGTGCGGCGGTACTGTACTTCGTCTTTGGCGACGCGCTCACCGCGTTTGAAAAGGCGAACCACATCGTCCGCGGCCAGCCGGGCAGCGAGGCCAGCGCGATGATCTTCGGCGAGTATTTCCCCAATCCGGGCGGCAAGGCGTTGACCACCGAGGCGCGGGCGACCCTGTCTGCCATCGCGGCATTCGGGACCGAAGTCATCGGCACCGCCGTGCTGCTGTTGGTGATTTTCTGTTCCACCGACGAGCGGAATAAAGCGCGTCCGCAAATCCTCACCGCCGCCACCATCGGCCTGACGGTGACCCTGCTGATTTCATTGCTCGGCCCGCTCACCATGGCCTGTTTCAATCCCGCCCGTGATCTGGCCCCGCGCCTGTTTTCCTCACTGGCCGGCTGGGGCGGCGTGCCGTTCCAGGTGAACGGGCTGGGATGGCTGACGGTGTATATCCTTGCGCCCGTGTTGGGCGGCTTGCTGGGCGGCGGTATTTACCGGGCTTTCTTTAAACCAGCGTACGCGCAATAA
- a CDS encoding GTP-binding protein, translating into MTTKLKTAPVKSAKRATKARYIMIGGFLGAGKTTAVGKLARQLTDQGLRVGLITNDQGRNLVDTTMLRSQGFATEEIPGGCFCCRFNSLVDAAAKLREQTHPDVFIAEPVGSCTDLVATVTYPLRRLYTTEFTVAPVSVLLDPIRALRAFGLEAGGSFSEKVLYIYLKQIEEADLIVISKCDLLDAARLAALQIAIAAKFPGKEILSVSSRNGTNLEAWFARITSGKQPAGKAMEVDYQVYADGEALLGWLNCTVQLVATKAVDSDKLLQRVASEVQKRLQAKKAEVAHLKMTLCPNPCQPEAIAVVNLVRNDFIPELSLKLKGPVQGGQLTINLRAETAPDVLGTAVREALAEAAKAFPTLTATLDHLEHFRPGKPSPTHRFKSAK; encoded by the coding sequence ATGACAACGAAGCTTAAAACTGCGCCGGTCAAGTCGGCGAAACGTGCAACGAAAGCCCGCTACATCATGATTGGCGGCTTTCTCGGGGCCGGCAAAACCACCGCCGTGGGCAAGCTGGCCAGGCAACTCACCGATCAGGGTCTGCGCGTCGGCCTCATCACCAACGACCAGGGGCGCAACTTGGTAGATACAACCATGCTGCGCTCGCAGGGCTTCGCCACCGAGGAAATCCCCGGCGGCTGCTTCTGCTGCCGGTTCAATTCACTGGTGGATGCCGCCGCCAAACTGAGGGAGCAAACCCATCCGGATGTGTTCATTGCCGAGCCGGTGGGCAGTTGCACCGACCTGGTGGCCACGGTCACCTATCCGCTCCGCCGACTTTACACCACCGAGTTCACCGTGGCCCCCGTCAGCGTGTTGCTGGACCCCATCCGGGCCTTGCGCGCCTTCGGGCTGGAAGCGGGCGGCAGCTTTTCCGAGAAGGTGCTCTACATTTATCTCAAGCAGATTGAGGAAGCGGATCTGATCGTCATCAGCAAGTGTGACCTGCTCGACGCGGCGCGGCTGGCGGCCCTGCAAATAGCCATCGCCGCGAAGTTCCCAGGCAAAGAAATCCTGTCGGTCTCTTCACGGAACGGAACGAACCTGGAGGCCTGGTTTGCCCGCATCACCAGCGGAAAACAACCCGCAGGCAAGGCGATGGAAGTGGACTACCAAGTCTATGCCGATGGCGAGGCGCTGCTGGGCTGGCTGAATTGCACCGTGCAACTGGTGGCGACGAAGGCGGTTGATTCGGATAAGTTACTCCAACGGGTGGCCAGCGAAGTGCAAAAGCGGTTGCAGGCCAAAAAGGCCGAGGTGGCTCACTTGAAAATGACCCTGTGCCCAAACCCCTGCCAGCCGGAAGCGATTGCCGTGGTGAACCTTGTTCGCAATGACTTTATCCCGGAACTTTCGCTGAAACTCAAAGGTCCCGTGCAAGGCGGACAATTAACCATCAACCTGCGGGCTGAGACCGCGCCGGATGTGCTCGGTACCGCCGTCCGCGAGGCGCTGGCGGAGGCCGCCAAGGCGTTCCCCACCTTGACTGCCACCCTGGATCATCTGGAACACTTCCGTCCGGGCAAGCCGAGCCCCACCCATCGCTTTAAATCCGCCAAGTAA